Proteins from a single region of Amycolatopsis sp. CA-230715:
- a CDS encoding DUF1365 domain-containing protein — protein sequence MVTPALYDATVAHVRRGTPPKSFAHRIFLWFVDLDELPHLPRWLRPFARFDTRDHFRADDPRPIRSKVDAWLAGRGVDLGGGRVVMLASARVLGHVFNPISLYWCHRADGTLAGVVAEVHNTYRGRHAYLLHPDAGGFASAGKEFYVSPFQTMAGEYRMSLPEPDGLLAVTVALRQGRETPLVATLRGVRRRATVREVARMALRRPLVPQRVSGLIRAHGIALWAKGARISRRTAATTGGEFRG from the coding sequence CTGGTGACGCCCGCCCTCTACGACGCCACGGTCGCGCACGTGCGACGGGGAACCCCGCCGAAGTCGTTCGCGCACCGGATCTTCCTGTGGTTCGTCGACCTCGACGAGCTGCCGCACCTGCCGCGCTGGCTTCGTCCCTTCGCGCGCTTCGACACCCGTGACCACTTCCGCGCGGACGACCCGCGCCCGATCCGGTCCAAAGTGGACGCGTGGCTGGCCGGGCGCGGGGTCGACCTCGGCGGCGGCCGGGTCGTCATGCTCGCCTCGGCCAGGGTGCTCGGCCACGTGTTCAACCCGATCAGCCTCTACTGGTGCCACCGCGCGGACGGCACGCTGGCGGGTGTGGTCGCCGAGGTGCACAACACCTACCGCGGCAGGCACGCCTACCTGCTGCACCCCGACGCGGGCGGATTCGCCAGCGCGGGCAAGGAGTTCTACGTGTCCCCGTTCCAAACCATGGCGGGGGAGTACCGGATGAGCCTGCCCGAACCGGACGGCCTGCTCGCCGTCACCGTGGCGCTGCGCCAAGGCCGGGAGACCCCGCTCGTGGCCACCCTGCGCGGAGTGCGCCGCCGTGCCACTGTTCGGGAGGTCGCGCGCATGGCGCTCCGGCGCCCGCTGGTGCCCCAGCGGGTTTCGGGCCTCATCCGCGCGCACGGGATCGCGTTGTGGGCCAAGGGCGCGCGGATCAGCCGCCGCACCGCCGCGACGACGGGAGGGGAGTTCCGTGGATGA
- the ftsZ gene encoding cell division protein FtsZ, with the protein MTPPHNYLAVIKVVGIGGGGVNAVNRMIEVGLKGVEFIAVNTDAQALLMSDADVKLDIGRELTRGLGAGAAPEVGQRAAEDHREEIEEVIKGADMVFVTAGEGGGTGTGGAPVVAQIARKLGALTIGVVTRPFSFEGKRRSKQAEEGIQQLRNECDTLIVIPNDRLLQLGDIGVSLMDAFRSADEVLLSGVQGITDLITTPGLINLDFADVKSVMSGAGSALMGIGSARGEGRAVQAAEKAINSPLLEASMDGAHGALLSIAGGSDLGLFEINEAASLVQESAHPEANIIFGTIIDDSLGDEVRVTVIAAGFDAGAPTHKKLEPEAVGLRGNGSSPNTASAEAGRVGGNGSAPHQQPHNPAPTGATPVPPAGNGFPVTPPRTPTGSTPPGGLPQPGASRGGYPPPRSTQGSTHGSLPGRAVPVTDDPSDDDVDVPPFMRR; encoded by the coding sequence ATGACGCCCCCGCACAACTACCTTGCGGTGATCAAGGTCGTCGGCATCGGCGGAGGCGGCGTGAACGCCGTCAACCGCATGATCGAGGTCGGCCTCAAGGGTGTCGAGTTCATCGCGGTGAACACCGACGCGCAAGCACTGCTCATGTCCGACGCCGACGTCAAGCTCGACATCGGCCGGGAACTGACCCGCGGCCTCGGTGCCGGCGCCGCCCCCGAGGTGGGGCAGCGCGCCGCCGAGGACCACCGCGAAGAGATCGAAGAAGTGATCAAGGGCGCGGACATGGTGTTCGTGACCGCGGGGGAGGGCGGCGGCACCGGTACCGGCGGCGCGCCCGTCGTCGCGCAGATCGCCCGCAAGCTCGGCGCGCTCACCATCGGCGTCGTCACGCGCCCGTTCTCATTCGAGGGCAAGCGGCGCAGCAAGCAGGCCGAAGAGGGCATCCAGCAGCTGCGCAACGAGTGCGACACCCTCATCGTGATCCCGAACGACCGGCTGCTCCAGCTCGGCGACATCGGCGTCTCGCTGATGGACGCGTTCCGCTCGGCGGACGAGGTGCTGCTCTCCGGTGTCCAGGGCATCACCGACCTGATCACCACGCCCGGTCTGATCAACCTCGACTTCGCCGACGTCAAGAGCGTGATGTCCGGCGCGGGCAGCGCACTGATGGGCATCGGCTCGGCACGCGGCGAGGGCCGTGCCGTGCAGGCGGCCGAGAAGGCGATCAACTCGCCACTGCTCGAGGCCTCCATGGACGGTGCCCACGGTGCGCTGCTGTCCATCGCGGGCGGCTCCGATCTCGGCCTGTTCGAGATCAACGAGGCCGCGTCGCTGGTGCAGGAGTCCGCGCACCCCGAGGCCAACATCATCTTCGGGACGATCATCGACGACTCGCTCGGCGACGAGGTGCGGGTCACCGTGATCGCCGCCGGGTTCGACGCCGGTGCCCCGACGCACAAGAAGCTCGAGCCGGAGGCCGTCGGCCTGCGCGGCAACGGGTCCTCGCCGAACACCGCGTCCGCCGAAGCGGGCCGGGTCGGCGGGAACGGCTCGGCACCGCACCAGCAGCCGCACAACCCGGCGCCGACCGGGGCCACCCCGGTACCGCCCGCGGGCAACGGCTTCCCGGTGACCCCGCCGCGCACTCCGACCGGCAGCACCCCGCCCGGCGGCCTTCCGCAGCCGGGCGCGTCCCGTGGCGGCTACCCGCCGCCGCGGAGCACGCAGGGCAGCACCCACGGCAGCCTGCCCGGCCGCGCGGTCCCGGTCACCGACGACCCGTCGGACGACGACGTCGACGTGCCGCCGTTCATGCGCCGCTGA
- a CDS encoding SAM-dependent methyltransferase, translating into MATTAADRLAKYTASLLGGALPVGLRTWDGGRAGPRDGPVVVLKNRRALRRLLYAPGELGLARAYVSGDLDVEGDLTEGFRRVWALNRSGSSVHRGPKNWAGALKLAAGLGVLGPPPAPPAEEARLTGKRHSLLRDRSAIAHHYDLSNAFYQLLMDESMAYSSGYWTSEAPGYGIAQAQWDKLEMVCGKLGLKPGMRLLDVGCGWGSLLVHAAKHHGVDAVGVTLSAQQLQHIRSRVAALDLEDRVEVRRQDYRELIDPPFDAVASIEMGEHVGDENYPAYADVLHRMLRPGGRLVLQQMSRGAVAPGGGAFIERYIAPDMTMRPVSATLGHLERAGFEIRDVHAMREHYPRTVRAWAETLEARWDDVVALIGEAGARVWRLYLAGGALAFEENRMGVDQVVAAKPTASGASGMPATRDWP; encoded by the coding sequence ATGGCTACGACTGCCGCGGATCGACTCGCGAAGTACACCGCGTCCCTGCTCGGCGGCGCGCTGCCGGTGGGGCTGCGCACCTGGGACGGCGGCCGCGCCGGACCGCGCGACGGGCCGGTGGTGGTGCTGAAGAACCGGCGGGCGCTGCGCAGGCTGCTCTACGCGCCGGGCGAGCTCGGCCTCGCCCGCGCCTACGTCTCCGGCGACCTCGACGTCGAAGGCGACCTCACCGAGGGCTTCCGCCGCGTGTGGGCGCTGAACCGCTCCGGCTCGTCCGTCCACAGGGGACCGAAGAACTGGGCGGGTGCGCTGAAGCTCGCCGCGGGACTCGGCGTGCTGGGTCCGCCGCCCGCACCGCCCGCCGAAGAGGCGCGGCTGACCGGGAAACGGCACAGCCTGCTGCGCGACCGGTCGGCCATCGCGCACCACTACGACCTGAGCAACGCCTTCTACCAGCTCCTGATGGACGAATCGATGGCGTATTCGAGCGGGTACTGGACGTCCGAAGCGCCGGGCTACGGCATCGCGCAGGCGCAGTGGGACAAGCTCGAAATGGTGTGCGGCAAGCTCGGGCTGAAGCCCGGGATGCGGCTGCTCGACGTCGGCTGCGGCTGGGGTTCGCTGCTGGTGCACGCCGCCAAGCACCACGGCGTGGACGCGGTCGGGGTGACGCTGTCCGCCCAGCAGCTGCAGCACATCCGGTCGCGGGTGGCGGCACTCGATCTCGAAGACCGCGTCGAGGTGCGGCGCCAGGACTACCGCGAGCTGATCGACCCACCGTTCGACGCGGTGGCCTCGATCGAAATGGGCGAACACGTCGGCGACGAGAACTACCCCGCCTACGCGGACGTCCTGCACCGCATGCTCAGGCCGGGCGGGCGGCTGGTGCTACAGCAGATGTCGCGGGGCGCGGTCGCGCCGGGCGGCGGCGCGTTCATCGAGCGGTACATCGCACCCGACATGACCATGCGCCCGGTCAGCGCCACGCTCGGCCACCTCGAACGGGCCGGGTTCGAGATCAGGGACGTGCACGCGATGCGCGAGCACTACCCGCGCACGGTCCGTGCCTGGGCCGAAACGCTCGAAGCGCGCTGGGACGACGTCGTCGCGCTCATCGGCGAGGCGGGGGCCCGGGTGTGGCGGCTCTACCTGGCAGGCGGCGCGCTGGCCTTCGAGGAGAACCGGATGGGCGTGGACCAGGTCGTGGCCGCG
- a CDS encoding anti-sigma factor — protein MSTPEMHTLAGAFAVDALSEHERARFQRHLEECEACAQEVRELRATAARLGAAVAEEPPPGLKAKVIAEVRETVQQPPSVEPPPERSRRGSRAPRWVVGIAVAAAVAGLALAGVFGGIALKSQSELTAAQQQITQAKERYAPVAELLAAPDARTVHGAASIGGGGTVVMSASLNKMMFMASRLPPHGEGRDYQVWLMTPGAAPRSAGVLPAGPEGGQLVLASGVDGTTQVALTIEPGGGSPAPTSNPVLSVYTA, from the coding sequence GTGAGCACGCCGGAGATGCACACGCTGGCGGGCGCTTTCGCGGTCGACGCGTTGAGCGAGCACGAAAGGGCGCGGTTCCAGCGCCACCTCGAAGAGTGCGAAGCCTGCGCGCAGGAGGTGCGCGAGCTGCGGGCGACGGCGGCGAGGCTCGGCGCCGCGGTGGCCGAAGAGCCGCCCCCGGGGCTGAAGGCGAAGGTGATCGCCGAAGTGCGCGAGACGGTCCAGCAGCCGCCCAGCGTCGAGCCGCCCCCGGAGCGGTCGCGGCGCGGTTCCCGGGCGCCGCGCTGGGTCGTGGGGATCGCGGTGGCGGCGGCGGTCGCCGGGCTCGCGCTGGCCGGGGTGTTCGGGGGTATCGCCTTGAAGTCGCAGAGCGAGCTGACCGCGGCGCAGCAGCAGATCACCCAGGCGAAGGAGCGCTACGCCCCGGTCGCCGAACTGCTCGCCGCGCCGGACGCCAGGACCGTGCACGGCGCGGCGTCGATCGGCGGCGGGGGCACCGTCGTGATGTCGGCCTCGCTGAACAAGATGATGTTCATGGCCTCGCGGCTGCCGCCGCACGGCGAAGGCCGGGACTACCAGGTGTGGCTGATGACCCCGGGTGCCGCGCCGCGTTCGGCGGGCGTGCTGCCCGCGGGGCCGGAGGGCGGTCAGCTCGTGCTCGCGTCCGGGGTGGACGGAACCACGCAGGTGGCGCTGACGATCGAGCCGGGCGGCGGTTCCCCCGCCCCCACTTCGAATCCCGTGCTGAGCGTTTATACGGCGTGA
- a CDS encoding NAD(P)/FAD-dependent oxidoreductase produces MPGVETTRERIGVVGSGIAGLTAAYLLQRRYDVLLFEADGRLGGHAHTHDVPSAHGGTIGVDSGFIVHNERTYPNLIRLFRELNVATKETEMSMSIRCGGCGLEYAGAKGARGLFSRPGNLARAAYVRMLAEVKRFHRHAARVLDSPEAGDVTLGAFLAIGGYSKYFLDHFMLPLVSTVWSADRGDTLRYPARHLFAFLGNHGMLSVGGSPTWRTVAGGSREYVERAAKQLTAVHLSTSVRALTRTGGRVEIRDDGDTVHTVDRVVVATHPDQALRVLANPTDAERDVLGAFRYSKNDAWLHTDSSILPAAESARAGWNYASAHCGADGGAVQISYDLNRLMRLEEPTRYVVTLNPAVPPPATAVVARMTYDHPVYTPESVAAQRRLPELNTATIAYAGAYHGWGFHEDGCASGVRAAESLGVRW; encoded by the coding sequence ATGCCCGGCGTGGAGACGACGAGAGAGCGAATCGGGGTCGTGGGCAGCGGGATCGCCGGGCTCACCGCCGCCTACCTCCTGCAGCGGCGCTACGACGTGCTGTTGTTCGAGGCCGACGGCAGGCTGGGCGGGCACGCGCACACCCACGACGTGCCGAGCGCGCACGGCGGGACGATCGGGGTCGACTCCGGGTTCATCGTGCACAACGAGCGCACCTACCCGAACCTGATCCGGCTGTTCCGCGAGCTGAACGTGGCGACGAAGGAAACCGAGATGTCGATGAGCATCCGGTGCGGCGGCTGCGGGCTCGAATACGCCGGGGCGAAGGGCGCGCGCGGCCTGTTTTCCCGGCCGGGCAACCTCGCCCGCGCCGCCTACGTGCGCATGCTGGCGGAGGTGAAGCGGTTCCACCGGCACGCCGCGCGCGTGCTCGATTCGCCGGAGGCCGGTGACGTCACGCTCGGCGCGTTCCTCGCGATCGGCGGGTACAGCAAGTACTTCCTCGACCACTTCATGCTGCCGCTGGTGTCCACGGTGTGGTCCGCCGACCGGGGTGACACGCTGCGCTACCCGGCGCGGCACCTGTTCGCCTTCCTCGGCAACCACGGCATGCTCTCGGTCGGCGGCTCCCCGACGTGGCGCACCGTCGCGGGCGGGTCGCGGGAATACGTCGAGCGCGCCGCGAAGCAGCTCACCGCGGTCCATCTGTCCACTTCGGTCCGCGCGCTGACCAGGACCGGCGGGCGGGTGGAAATCCGCGACGACGGCGACACCGTGCACACCGTCGACCGCGTCGTCGTGGCCACGCACCCGGACCAGGCGCTGCGGGTGCTGGCGAACCCCACGGACGCCGAGCGCGACGTGCTCGGCGCGTTCCGGTATTCGAAGAACGACGCGTGGCTGCACACCGATTCGTCGATCCTGCCCGCCGCCGAGTCCGCGCGGGCGGGCTGGAACTACGCGAGCGCGCACTGCGGCGCCGACGGCGGCGCGGTCCAGATCAGCTACGACCTGAACCGGCTGATGCGGCTGGAGGAGCCGACCCGCTACGTCGTCACGCTCAACCCGGCGGTACCGCCGCCCGCGACGGCGGTCGTCGCGCGGATGACCTACGACCATCCCGTCTACACGCCGGAATCGGTCGCGGCCCAGCGCAGGCTGCCGGAGCTGAACACCGCGACGATCGCCTACGCGGGCGCCTACCACGGCTGGGGCTTCCACGAGGACGGGTGCGCCTCGGGCGTGCGCGCCGCGGAATCGCTGGGGGTGCGCTGGTGA
- a CDS encoding sigma-70 family RNA polymerase sigma factor: MDESARRRPRAVGTPPQPVEGPTPEELLVEVAKGDERAFEQLYDRLAGPVFGLVRRILRDPAQSEEVAQEVLVELWRTATRYSPERGSAMNWAMTLAHRRAVDRVRSARASTDREEKATFEASRNRPFDEVSESVHARWERQQVRKCLSHLTELQRESVVLAYYQGYTYREVADVLSTPQGTVKTRLRDGLIRLRDCLGVMA, translated from the coding sequence GTGGATGAGTCCGCGAGGCGGCGGCCGCGCGCCGTCGGCACTCCGCCCCAGCCGGTGGAGGGGCCGACGCCGGAGGAGCTGCTGGTCGAAGTCGCGAAGGGCGACGAGCGCGCCTTCGAGCAGTTGTACGACCGGCTCGCCGGGCCGGTTTTCGGCCTGGTGCGGCGGATCCTGCGCGATCCGGCGCAGTCCGAGGAGGTCGCGCAGGAGGTCCTCGTCGAGCTGTGGCGCACCGCGACGCGGTATTCGCCGGAGCGGGGGAGCGCGATGAACTGGGCGATGACGCTGGCGCACCGCCGGGCCGTCGACCGGGTGCGGTCGGCGCGGGCTAGCACCGACCGCGAGGAGAAGGCCACCTTCGAAGCGAGCCGGAACCGGCCCTTCGACGAGGTGTCGGAATCGGTGCACGCGCGGTGGGAGCGGCAGCAGGTGCGCAAGTGCCTGTCGCACCTGACCGAACTGCAGCGCGAATCCGTGGTGCTGGCCTACTACCAGGGTTATACCTATCGAGAGGTCGCCGACGTGCTGTCGACGCCGCAGGGGACGGTGAAGACCCGCCTGCGGGACGGCCTGATCAGGCTGCGGGACTGCTTGGGGGTGATGGCGTGA